A single Pseudodesulfovibrio aespoeensis Aspo-2 DNA region contains:
- a CDS encoding cyclase family protein has product MRAIDLSHIVDTAMPVYPGDESTVIRRTAFIHRDGYAQTSIAMTSHAGTHVDVAAHGFADAPGLDRLGPDNFTGWGAVADLTIPCAATPGLRIDQTHLARLADMDGLDFVLIRTGWDAHWGTDAYFRDFPTLTAPASRFLGGLQLKGVGLDTPSPDPVGSAMEAHTILFDHGLVIVENLCNLGELPPEGFLFCCLPLRIRDGEGSPVRAIALTGC; this is encoded by the coding sequence ATGCGCGCCATAGACCTCTCGCACATCGTGGACACGGCCATGCCCGTGTACCCCGGAGACGAATCCACGGTGATCCGCCGCACCGCCTTCATCCACCGCGACGGCTATGCCCAGACCTCCATCGCCATGACCAGCCACGCGGGCACCCATGTGGATGTGGCTGCCCACGGCTTTGCCGACGCGCCCGGCCTGGACAGGCTCGGCCCGGACAACTTCACGGGCTGGGGCGCGGTGGCGGACCTGACTATCCCCTGCGCCGCCACGCCCGGACTGCGCATCGACCAGACGCATCTGGCCCGGCTGGCCGACATGGACGGCCTTGATTTCGTGCTCATCCGCACCGGCTGGGACGCGCACTGGGGCACCGACGCCTATTTCCGCGACTTCCCGACCCTGACCGCCCCGGCCAGCCGATTCCTGGGCGGGCTCCAGCTCAAGGGCGTGGGGCTGGACACCCCCTCGCCCGACCCCGTGGGCTCGGCCATGGAGGCCCACACCATCCTCTTCGACCACGGGCTGGTCATCGTCGAAAACCTCTGCAACCTCGGCGAGCTGCCGCCCGAGGGGTTTCTTTTCTGCTGCCTGCCCCTGCGCATCCGCGACGGCGAAGGGTCGCCCGTGCGCGCCATCGCCCTGACAGGCTGTTGA
- a CDS encoding tRNA dihydrouridine synthase: MTGIGPKATLRPMHTGNEPVKSALAERLNRPLAIRSRPVANRLWLAPMAGLGHVAFREVLGHYGGCGLAFTEMCSARAVPTENRRVSAVFRWRDPELDRLVCQIAGADPAELAVAARRVEDEGFFGVDINMGCSVSGIVKKGAGAALLRDHDAALAALDAVRSAVAIPVFVKFRTGWSADIAPAISLARRLESAGADCLVFHPRVAPDKRTRPPMRDHIRVLAEAVSIPVFGNGDVVTPEDCLDMLQGTGCAGVSVGRMAIARPWIFAEWTGGDLPAEVLEGDGFKDYALRLADALDRHFDPIRALKRFKLFTIYFAANFTYGHSLQSPFLAAKTMDDVREAARRLLVPELRLTRRPNMNMYNI, translated from the coding sequence TTGACAGGGATCGGTCCCAAGGCGACTCTGCGCCCCATGCACACCGGCAACGAACCCGTGAAATCCGCCCTGGCCGAACGGCTCAACCGGCCCCTGGCCATCCGCTCGCGTCCCGTGGCCAACCGGCTCTGGCTCGCGCCCATGGCCGGGCTGGGGCATGTGGCCTTTCGTGAGGTGCTCGGTCATTACGGCGGCTGCGGCCTGGCCTTTACCGAGATGTGCTCGGCCAGGGCCGTGCCCACCGAGAACCGGCGCGTGTCCGCCGTGTTCCGCTGGCGCGACCCGGAGCTGGACCGGCTCGTCTGCCAGATCGCCGGGGCCGACCCGGCGGAGCTGGCCGTGGCCGCCAGACGCGTGGAGGACGAGGGATTTTTCGGCGTGGACATCAACATGGGCTGCTCAGTGTCGGGCATCGTCAAGAAGGGCGCGGGCGCGGCCCTGTTGCGCGATCACGACGCGGCCCTGGCCGCGCTCGATGCGGTGCGCTCCGCAGTCGCCATCCCGGTCTTCGTCAAGTTCCGCACCGGCTGGTCAGCGGACATCGCCCCGGCCATCTCCCTGGCCCGGCGGCTCGAATCGGCAGGGGCGGACTGTCTGGTCTTCCACCCGCGCGTGGCCCCGGACAAGCGCACCCGCCCCCCCATGCGCGACCACATCCGGGTGCTGGCCGAGGCGGTCTCAATCCCGGTCTTTGGCAACGGCGACGTGGTCACGCCCGAAGACTGCCTGGACATGCTCCAAGGCACGGGCTGTGCAGGCGTGTCCGTGGGCCGCATGGCCATAGCCCGGCCCTGGATATTTGCCGAGTGGACCGGCGGCGACCTGCCCGCCGAGGTCCTGGAAGGGGACGGGTTCAAGGACTATGCCCTGCGGCTGGCCGATGCCCTGGACCGCCACTTCGACCCCATCCGCGCGCTCAAGCGGTTCAAGCTCTTCACCATCTATTTTGCGGCCAACTTCACCTACGGCCATTCCCTGCAATCGCCCTTTCTGGCGGCCAAGACCATGGACGACGTGCGCGAGGCGGCCCGCAGGCTGCTGGTGCCGGAACTGCGCCTGACCCGGCGGCCCAACATGAACATGTACAACATCTGA
- a CDS encoding tetratricopeptide repeat protein → MRAYRMIMRQTLPVVLFFFRLLALSGGLLVFSGCLASSAQPRSALTDQQAELQRREATAADALDKAVQLFHNGEYLDEDAALDYLDQAVELDPNQLTARYRRALILMERGRMEAAEADVRKILELRPDHIQARFTLGYILSQRQEYLQAVREFSQVLDLDDSVAEAFALRGAAYAKSGRTEDAIHDFDRAIALSPAHFEAYYNRGLAHMTLGDDERALYDLTQALSLDSLALPVLMARATVSMRLADFDRAEDDYRRALLLTPTDSGLYALLAEACAGSGDYPAAADAARRALGLARAEGDARAAAAYEEQVRAYAGKPKVEPKPKPAPLPEPEPDAVPQASTDAEKPPAQPEGGKPPAPPAPPAP, encoded by the coding sequence GTGCGCGCGTATCGCATGATCATGCGCCAGACCCTCCCGGTTGTTCTATTTTTCTTCCGTCTGCTCGCCCTTTCGGGCGGGCTGCTCGTCTTTTCGGGGTGCCTGGCGTCGTCGGCCCAGCCCCGGTCCGCCCTGACCGATCAGCAGGCCGAGCTGCAGCGGCGCGAGGCCACGGCCGCCGATGCCCTGGACAAGGCCGTGCAGCTCTTTCACAATGGCGAGTACCTGGACGAGGACGCCGCGCTGGACTATCTCGACCAGGCCGTCGAGCTGGACCCGAACCAACTGACCGCCCGCTACCGCCGGGCGCTCATCCTCATGGAGCGGGGCCGGATGGAGGCAGCCGAGGCGGATGTCAGGAAAATCCTCGAACTGCGGCCCGACCATATCCAGGCGCGCTTCACCCTGGGCTACATCCTCTCCCAGCGGCAGGAGTATCTCCAGGCGGTGCGCGAGTTCTCCCAGGTGCTGGACCTGGACGACTCGGTGGCCGAGGCCTTTGCCCTGCGCGGCGCGGCCTATGCCAAATCCGGGCGCACCGAGGACGCCATCCACGACTTTGACCGGGCCATCGCCCTGAGTCCGGCCCACTTCGAGGCCTATTACAACCGGGGTCTGGCCCACATGACCCTGGGCGACGACGAGCGCGCTCTCTACGACCTGACCCAGGCCCTGTCCCTGGATTCCCTGGCCCTGCCCGTACTCATGGCCCGCGCCACCGTCTCCATGCGGCTGGCCGACTTTGACCGGGCCGAAGACGACTACCGGCGCGCCCTGCTCCTGACCCCCACGGACAGCGGCCTGTATGCGCTGCTGGCCGAGGCGTGCGCCGGGAGCGGGGACTATCCCGCCGCTGCGGACGCGGCCCGCAGGGCGCTCGGACTGGCCCGGGCCGAGGGCGATGCCCGCGCCGCAGCAGCCTACGAGGAGCAGGTCAGGGCCTATGCGGGCAAACCCAAGGTCGAGCCCAAGCCCAAGCCCGCGCCGTTGCCCGAACCCGAGCCCGACGCGGTGCCGCAAGCATCCACGGATGCCGAGAAGCCCCCGGCACAGCCCGAAGGCGGGAAACCCCCGGCGCCGCCTGCGCCGCCCGCGCCATAG
- a CDS encoding SPRY domain-containing protein has protein sequence MGLVQDLILPTRRPPVWPYLIEHSALFDGVDDCLSRTPVSAGDRRKWTFSLWPKLCRTANQTVFAASTVGYYRFEVRHINGAISVGQEEGNNNAPLSKVLDGAVDYTGLYHIVVSVDTANAVAEDRVKVYINGTRRIQFSTNQNIPQNHDTFVNATVGHYFGCGFLPAVGGRYLFTQMYASEFHFIDGQALTPDAFGEWSDKVTGLWTPKAYTGTYGTNGCKLDFSNAAALGDDVSGNGNNWTVNGAPVQTLDTPTNNYCTLNALDKSSGTLLTRGNLMAEYPTGAHHACRGTRSLPTAGKWYWECARLPGKTFIAGIGTGRASLVNYVGAEVHSYGYSGQDGLFYHPGFTTSSGVTLAEGDILGVAYDADDATLVFYKNGVKITGGSGGFSAIPEDTWIPIVSNYSASASFPGGTTMNFGATGFAYTPPEGFLPLSASAVPGGTVVLAGSYTGNGSADGPFVNTNCALETLTIGVNAYNNDGTDNAVLLFFANGFKLVSGTDNANAVPYTWTGTLKYPFNTSNAQTN, from the coding sequence ATGGGACTGGTGCAAGACCTCATACTGCCGACCCGCAGACCGCCGGTCTGGCCCTACCTCATTGAACACTCGGCCCTGTTCGACGGCGTTGACGACTGCCTTTCGCGCACCCCGGTCAGCGCGGGGGACAGGCGGAAGTGGACGTTCTCTCTGTGGCCCAAACTGTGCCGCACGGCAAACCAAACAGTATTTGCGGCCAGTACGGTCGGTTACTACCGTTTTGAAGTACGTCACATTAATGGGGCTATCTCCGTCGGGCAAGAAGAAGGAAATAACAACGCGCCGTTGTCAAAGGTACTGGATGGGGCCGTTGATTACACCGGTCTTTACCATATTGTGGTGTCAGTGGACACAGCAAACGCTGTCGCAGAGGACAGGGTAAAAGTGTATATCAATGGCACCCGCAGAATTCAATTCTCTACGAATCAAAACATCCCACAGAACCACGACACATTTGTAAATGCGACCGTTGGGCATTACTTTGGGTGTGGCTTTCTTCCAGCAGTAGGGGGTAGGTACCTCTTTACACAGATGTATGCGTCAGAGTTCCACTTCATCGATGGTCAAGCCCTGACCCCGGATGCCTTCGGTGAATGGTCCGACAAGGTGACGGGGCTGTGGACACCCAAAGCCTACACCGGCACATATGGGACCAACGGCTGCAAGCTGGACTTCTCCAACGCTGCGGCCCTTGGTGATGATGTATCTGGCAACGGGAACAACTGGACTGTCAATGGTGCTCCTGTGCAGACGCTGGACACGCCGACGAACAACTACTGCACCCTCAACGCGCTGGACAAGTCATCGGGTACTCTGTTGACGCGTGGAAACTTGATGGCAGAGTACCCGACAGGGGCACATCACGCTTGCCGGGGTACGAGGAGTCTCCCGACAGCCGGAAAATGGTATTGGGAGTGCGCGCGGCTCCCCGGTAAAACCTTCATAGCGGGCATTGGCACAGGGCGGGCCTCTTTAGTCAACTATGTTGGGGCGGAGGTCCATAGTTATGGGTATTCGGGTCAGGATGGACTATTTTACCACCCTGGCTTTACCACTAGCAGTGGAGTGACCCTCGCAGAGGGGGATATTCTCGGTGTTGCCTACGACGCCGATGACGCCACGCTCGTGTTCTATAAGAATGGGGTGAAGATCACTGGTGGGTCTGGCGGATTTTCCGCGATTCCCGAAGATACTTGGATACCCATTGTCAGTAACTACTCTGCATCTGCCTCCTTCCCCGGTGGGACAACAATGAACTTCGGCGCAACCGGCTTCGCCTACACCCCGCCGGAGGGGTTTCTTCCGCTGTCCGCATCTGCCGTGCCCGGAGGCACCGTGGTTCTGGCAGGTTCATACACGGGCAACGGGTCTGCGGACGGCCCATTTGTCAACACCAATTGCGCCCTGGAAACACTGACCATCGGGGTCAATGCCTACAACAATGACGGGACTGACAATGCGGTTTTGCTGTTCTTTGCCAACGGCTTCAAGCTGGTCAGCGGGACCGACAACGCCAATGCGGTCCCGTACACCTGGACCGGGACGCTGAAGTACCCGTTCAACACCTCAAACGCTCAAACAAATTAG
- a CDS encoding tail fiber assembly protein encodes MWRYPDGTFKRRLALKVAMAGAIHAAKDLTREQLDTLGYNEAIPVVREPYTTYETQWVKDGLVYLETVVTAVVDEAARDAALATTIRAERDRLLAECDWTQLADAPLDEDGREAWTGYRQELRDVPQQAGFPGVAEWPLEPDTTA; translated from the coding sequence ATGTGGAGATATCCTGACGGAACGTTCAAGCGGAGGCTGGCGCTCAAGGTAGCAATGGCTGGTGCGATTCACGCAGCCAAAGACCTGACACGCGAACAACTCGATACCCTCGGCTACAACGAGGCCATCCCCGTGGTGCGGGAACCGTACACCACCTACGAAACGCAGTGGGTCAAAGATGGGCTGGTCTACCTGGAGACGGTCGTCACTGCCGTAGTGGACGAAGCGGCGCGGGACGCGGCCCTGGCCACCACCATCCGCGCCGAGCGCGACCGGCTGCTGGCCGAGTGCGACTGGACGCAACTGGCGGATGCGCCGCTTGACGAGGACGGGCGCGAGGCGTGGACGGGCTACCGCCAGGAACTGCGCGACGTGCCGCAGCAGGCTGGCTTTCCGGGGGTTGCGGAGTGGCCGCTGGAGCCGGACACTACGGCCTGA
- a CDS encoding DMT family transporter: MKQQSLTYVYAVLIISMALWGGTWVAGRVLAQSIHPMSAAFLRFVLASAMLVAMCCRADGHLPRLRRDQILPVLFLGATGVFIYSYFFFTGLQTIPAGRAALIVACIPVCISIISALFYKERFGPVRIVGALLSLVGVSVVIADGNPLALLSGGVSRGDFMILGCVASWTAYSLGGRVAMKSLSPLTAVTWSCLFGTLMLLVPAVAGGLVGDVIKARAVDWVCLGFLGILATGLAYFWYYQAIAVIGASRAGIFINTVPVFAVIMGALILGEPIHLSLLVGGCMVVSGVYLTNRR; encoded by the coding sequence ATGAAGCAGCAGTCACTGACCTATGTCTACGCCGTGCTCATCATCAGCATGGCCCTGTGGGGCGGCACCTGGGTGGCCGGGCGCGTCCTGGCCCAGTCCATCCACCCCATGTCCGCAGCTTTTCTGCGCTTCGTGCTCGCCTCGGCCATGCTCGTGGCCATGTGCTGCCGGGCCGACGGCCATCTGCCGCGCCTGAGGCGCGACCAGATCCTGCCGGTCCTCTTCCTCGGCGCCACCGGGGTCTTCATCTACAGCTATTTCTTCTTCACCGGCCTCCAGACCATCCCGGCGGGCAGGGCCGCCCTCATCGTGGCCTGCATCCCGGTCTGCATCTCCATCATCTCCGCCCTGTTCTACAAGGAGCGGTTCGGGCCGGTGCGCATCGTCGGCGCGCTCCTGTCCCTGGTGGGCGTGTCCGTGGTCATCGCGGACGGCAATCCCCTGGCCCTGCTCTCGGGCGGGGTCAGCCGGGGCGACTTCATGATCCTCGGCTGCGTGGCCAGCTGGACCGCCTATTCACTGGGAGGCCGCGTGGCCATGAAGAGTCTCTCGCCGCTCACCGCCGTGACCTGGTCGTGCCTGTTCGGCACCCTGATGCTGCTGGTCCCCGCCGTGGCGGGCGGGCTGGTCGGGGACGTGATCAAGGCCAGGGCCGTGGATTGGGTCTGCCTCGGTTTCCTCGGTATCCTGGCCACCGGGCTGGCCTATTTCTGGTACTATCAGGCCATAGCGGTCATCGGCGCGTCGCGCGCGGGCATCTTCATCAACACCGTGCCCGTGTTCGCCGTGATCATGGGCGCGCTCATCCTGGGCGAGCCTATCCACCTCTCCCTGCTCGTGGGCGGCTGCATGGTGGTCTCCGGCGTCTACCTGACCAACAGGCGGTGA
- a CDS encoding terminase large subunit domain-containing protein, giving the protein MTSELYVPRAHQAKIETGLARFSVLVCHRRFGKTVLSVNRLIRAARTTSRTDWRGAYIAPLYKQAKTVVWDELKRYCGLGLDGCTVKFNETELRADFDNGARIRLFGAENPDSLRGMYLDGAVFDEVAQMPHRVWTEVIRPALSDRMGWAMFIGTPRGKNALYRLWQDARRDPDWFAAMYRASQTGIIEPGELAAAAREMSPEEYEQEFECSFTAAIRGAYFSALIGEADKGGRITKVPHDPSLPVHTAWDLGMSDSTAIWFVQARPGNAFAIVDYYEASGEGLDHYARVLDERRYAYGSHIAPHDIRVRELGTGKSRLEIARALGIRFDIAPNIPIQDGINAVRAMLPLCWFDAARCAPGLEALRHYRRSFNERMGDFAARPVHDWTSHAVDAFRYFAVGFRQPGTGPRPPRTVNQYDPFGRSHERP; this is encoded by the coding sequence GTGACAAGCGAACTCTATGTGCCAAGGGCCCATCAGGCCAAAATCGAGACCGGGTTGGCCCGCTTCTCGGTCCTGGTCTGCCACCGCCGTTTCGGCAAGACCGTGCTCTCGGTCAACCGGCTCATCCGGGCCGCCCGGACCACAAGCCGCACCGACTGGCGCGGGGCGTACATCGCGCCCCTGTACAAGCAGGCCAAGACCGTGGTCTGGGACGAGCTCAAGCGCTACTGCGGCCTGGGGCTTGACGGCTGCACCGTGAAATTCAACGAGACCGAGCTGCGGGCCGACTTTGACAACGGCGCGCGCATCCGCCTCTTCGGGGCCGAGAACCCGGACTCCCTGCGCGGCATGTACCTGGACGGCGCGGTCTTTGACGAGGTGGCCCAGATGCCGCACCGCGTCTGGACCGAGGTCATCCGCCCGGCCCTGTCCGACCGCATGGGCTGGGCCATGTTCATCGGCACCCCGCGCGGCAAGAACGCCCTCTACCGGCTGTGGCAGGACGCCCGGCGCGACCCGGACTGGTTCGCGGCCATGTACCGCGCCTCCCAGACCGGCATCATCGAGCCGGGCGAGCTGGCCGCCGCTGCCCGCGAGATGTCGCCCGAGGAGTACGAGCAGGAGTTCGAGTGCTCGTTCACCGCAGCCATCCGGGGCGCGTACTTCAGCGCGCTCATTGGCGAGGCGGACAAGGGCGGGCGCATCACCAAGGTGCCCCATGACCCGTCCCTGCCCGTGCACACGGCCTGGGATCTGGGCATGAGCGACTCCACGGCCATCTGGTTTGTCCAGGCCAGGCCGGGCAACGCCTTTGCCATCGTCGACTACTACGAGGCCAGCGGCGAGGGGCTGGACCACTATGCCCGCGTGCTCGACGAGCGCCGCTACGCCTACGGCAGCCACATCGCGCCCCACGACATCCGGGTGCGCGAGCTGGGCACGGGCAAGTCGCGCCTTGAGATCGCACGCGCACTGGGCATCCGCTTCGACATCGCGCCCAACATCCCGATCCAGGACGGCATCAACGCGGTCCGGGCCATGCTCCCCCTGTGCTGGTTCGACGCCGCCCGGTGCGCGCCGGGCCTGGAGGCGCTGCGCCACTACCGCCGCTCCTTCAACGAGCGCATGGGCGATTTTGCCGCCCGGCCTGTCCACGACTGGACCAGCCACGCGGTGGACGCCTTCCGCTACTTTGCCGTGGGCTTCCGCCAGCCCGGCACAGGCCCCAGACCGCCCAGGACCGTCAACCAATACGACCCCTTCGGGAGGAGCCATGAGCGTCCGTGA
- a CDS encoding cupin domain-containing protein, whose protein sequence is MKSQITARQIINILGLEPHPEEGGFYCETHRSIEFHGAHALPGRYAGERCHSTAIYYLLTPQTFSHMHRLVTDEVFHFYMGDPCEMLQLHPDGRGEVVALGHDLLAGQRPQVVVPQGSWQGMRLVPGGAFGLMGCTVAPGFEFADYAHGVRDELVAAYPAFADRIIRLTSG, encoded by the coding sequence ATGAAATCACAAATAACTGCACGGCAAATTATCAATATCCTCGGCCTTGAGCCGCATCCAGAAGAGGGCGGCTTCTACTGCGAGACGCACAGGTCCATTGAGTTTCACGGCGCGCACGCCCTGCCCGGACGGTACGCGGGCGAGCGGTGCCACTCCACGGCCATCTATTATCTGCTCACCCCGCAGACCTTCTCGCACATGCACCGGCTGGTCACGGACGAGGTGTTCCACTTCTACATGGGCGATCCCTGCGAGATGCTCCAGCTCCACCCGGACGGGCGCGGCGAGGTGGTGGCGCTTGGCCACGACCTGCTGGCCGGGCAGCGGCCCCAGGTGGTGGTTCCCCAGGGCAGTTGGCAGGGCATGCGCCTTGTGCCCGGCGGCGCGTTCGGCCTCATGGGCTGCACTGTGGCTCCGGGGTTCGAGTTCGCGGACTATGCCCACGGGGTGCGTGACGAACTGGTGGCCGCGTATCCCGCCTTTGCGGATCGGATCATCCGGCTCACCTCCGGATAG
- a CDS encoding EAL domain-containing protein: MRSRRLSDIFEFTTLGMLLPAVLTLALFGGSIFLYLLPSLQQAFMDDRRASIRELTGAVINTLSHLHQRAENGEIAPDDARRMGKELLRAMRYGPEGKDYFWINDDTPRMIMHPYRPEMEGQDLSDYKDPQGKPIFLEFIRAAGDPEGGFVDYSWQWKDQPDIIARKVSYVREFQPWGWIVGTGIYIDDVMQELAGYRNRLTILFVSILLIVAGLEFYVLRQISRSAREKAKIRQQRERLLEALRTGEERYRTIADFAYDWEIWLGTEGGVLYCSPACERISGHPPERYFEQPELLREIIVSEDRDAWDKYLLFINNEVGGSLDFRIVTRSGQTRWLCVAGRAVSGIGMKPLGIRCSFRDITDRKEMEEQLRHQALHDPLTELANRTLCLDRVGQAMRRAGRRENYYFALVFLDLDRFKVINDSLGHRFGDLVLMETANRLAQHVRTLDTVSRFGGDEFVLLLDELASPGEAIRIVKRIRDALAKPFIFTGHEVQTTASFGIVLSPIPDIRASDVLQRANIAMHQAKEAGRNRFKVFTTRMLESAVDQLTMENDMRRGLESGEFHVQYQPIMDLDGSDIMGFEALARWDHPERGPIPPAEFIPMAEESGTIIKLGEWVLRESLLTLARWRAATPGAQDIFMSVNLSSKQFARMELDKLVIDALRAADLPPEVLKLEITETALMEHPDAAINVLKRLRKIGVRFSIDDFGTGYSSLSQLQQLPVDTLKVDRSFISRMKSDPENMEIVRAVIALAHSLGLDVVAEGVEDAGQLCSLMELKCESVQGFYFHRPLSPTDAEDLLHKRAAQDHTSPRQRMTDAQQGCLDQAEQNRTDALEGDDQEPDHRGAEST, from the coding sequence ATGCGCTCACGCCGCCTGTCCGACATATTCGAGTTCACCACCCTTGGCATGCTCCTGCCTGCCGTACTGACCCTCGCCCTGTTCGGCGGGTCCATCTTCCTCTACCTGCTCCCCTCGCTCCAGCAGGCGTTCATGGATGACCGGCGCGCCAGCATCCGCGAGCTGACCGGCGCGGTCATCAACACCTTGAGCCACCTCCACCAACGGGCCGAAAACGGCGAGATCGCCCCGGACGATGCCCGGCGCATGGGCAAGGAGCTGCTGCGGGCCATGCGCTACGGCCCGGAGGGCAAGGATTACTTCTGGATCAACGACGACACCCCGCGCATGATCATGCACCCCTACCGGCCCGAGATGGAGGGGCAGGATCTCTCCGACTACAAAGACCCGCAGGGCAAGCCCATCTTTCTCGAATTCATCAGGGCCGCGGGCGATCCAGAGGGCGGGTTCGTGGACTACTCCTGGCAGTGGAAGGACCAGCCGGACATCATCGCCCGCAAGGTCTCCTATGTCCGCGAGTTCCAGCCGTGGGGCTGGATCGTGGGCACCGGCATCTACATCGACGACGTGATGCAGGAACTGGCCGGGTATCGCAACCGGCTGACCATCCTCTTCGTGTCCATCCTCCTCATCGTGGCCGGGCTCGAATTTTACGTCCTGCGGCAGATATCGCGCAGCGCCAGGGAAAAGGCCAAGATCCGCCAGCAACGCGAGCGGCTGCTCGAAGCCCTGCGCACGGGCGAGGAACGCTACCGGACCATTGCCGACTTCGCCTACGACTGGGAGATATGGCTGGGCACCGAAGGCGGCGTGCTCTATTGCTCGCCCGCCTGCGAGCGCATCTCCGGCCATCCGCCCGAACGGTATTTCGAACAACCCGAGCTGCTGCGCGAGATCATCGTGTCCGAGGACCGCGACGCCTGGGACAAGTACCTCCTGTTCATCAACAACGAGGTGGGCGGGTCGCTCGATTTCCGCATCGTCACCAGGAGCGGCCAGACCCGCTGGCTTTGCGTGGCTGGACGGGCCGTGTCGGGCATCGGCATGAAGCCACTGGGCATCCGGTGCAGCTTCCGCGACATCACGGACCGCAAGGAGATGGAGGAGCAGCTCAGGCACCAGGCCCTGCACGATCCCCTGACCGAGCTGGCCAACCGGACCCTGTGCCTGGACCGCGTCGGCCAGGCCATGCGCCGGGCCGGACGCCGGGAAAACTACTACTTTGCCTTGGTCTTTCTCGACCTTGACCGCTTCAAGGTCATCAACGACTCCCTGGGCCACCGCTTCGGCGATCTGGTACTCATGGAGACGGCCAACCGCCTTGCCCAGCACGTGCGCACCCTGGACACGGTCTCGCGCTTCGGCGGCGACGAGTTCGTCCTGCTCCTGGACGAACTGGCCAGCCCTGGCGAGGCCATCCGCATCGTCAAGCGCATCCGAGACGCCCTGGCCAAGCCCTTTATCTTCACCGGCCACGAGGTGCAGACCACGGCCAGCTTCGGCATCGTCCTCAGCCCCATCCCCGACATCCGGGCGTCCGACGTGCTCCAGCGCGCCAACATCGCCATGCATCAGGCCAAGGAGGCGGGCCGCAACCGGTTCAAGGTCTTTACCACCCGCATGCTCGAAAGCGCCGTGGACCAGCTGACCATGGAAAACGACATGCGCCGCGGCCTGGAGTCGGGCGAATTCCATGTGCAGTACCAGCCGATCATGGACCTGGACGGCTCGGACATCATGGGCTTCGAGGCCCTGGCCCGCTGGGACCACCCTGAGCGCGGACCCATCCCGCCCGCCGAGTTCATCCCCATGGCCGAGGAGTCGGGCACCATCATCAAACTCGGCGAGTGGGTGCTGCGCGAATCGCTCCTGACCCTGGCCCGCTGGCGCGCCGCCACTCCGGGAGCACAGGACATCTTCATGTCCGTCAACCTCTCAAGCAAGCAGTTCGCGCGCATGGAGCTCGACAAGCTCGTCATCGACGCCCTGCGCGCCGCCGACCTACCGCCCGAAGTCCTCAAGCTGGAGATCACCGAGACCGCCCTCATGGAGCACCCGGACGCGGCCATCAACGTGCTCAAGCGGCTGCGCAAGATCGGCGTGCGCTTCTCCATCGACGATTTCGGCACCGGCTACTCGTCCCTGTCCCAGCTCCAGCAGCTGCCCGTGGACACCCTCAAGGTGGACCGCTCCTTCATCTCGCGCATGAAGAGCGACCCGGAAAACATGGAGATCGTGCGCGCGGTCATCGCCCTGGCCCACTCGCTGGGCCTCGACGTGGTGGCCGAAGGCGTCGAGGACGCGGGCCAGCTCTGCTCGCTCATGGAGCTCAAGTGCGAAAGCGTGCAGGGTTTCTACTTTCACCGGCCCCTGAGCCCGACAGATGCCGAGGACCTGCTCCACAAGCGCGCCGCCCAGGATCACACCTCGCCCCGGCAGCGGATGACTGACGCGCAGCAGGGCTGCCTTGATCAGGCGGAGCAGAACCGGACGGACGCCCTGGAGGGCGACGACCAGGAACCGGACCACCGCGGAGCCGAAAGCACGTAG
- a CDS encoding SlyX family protein gives METRVERLESLVALQDQTIEKLSDMVYEQQRQLSDLTKQVERLAGKLRDMGDVLDQSGGHDAPPPHYKE, from the coding sequence ATGGAGACACGCGTCGAACGGCTGGAAAGCCTGGTGGCGTTGCAGGACCAGACCATCGAGAAGCTGAGCGACATGGTCTACGAGCAGCAGCGGCAGTTGTCGGACCTCACCAAGCAGGTGGAGCGGCTGGCTGGCAAGCTGCGCGATATGGGCGATGTCCTGGACCAGTCCGGCGGCCATGACGCGCCGCCGCCCCATTACAAAGAGTAG